One segment of bacterium DNA contains the following:
- a CDS encoding YdeI/OmpD-associated family protein, translating into MPKSDQQEFKAPLIFGDGGGAWVEVPAKIMDIYATKGRVPVNALIDGVPYRGSLANMGGGCHQLGVLKAIREKIGKGEGDVVHVILERDTAERSVEAPEDFQKALNKNKAAKAVFEKFAYSHKKEYVRWIEEAKKAETRAARIEKAVGMIAEGQKRS; encoded by the coding sequence ATGCCCAAATCCGACCAACAGGAATTCAAAGCTCCGCTCATTTTCGGTGACGGCGGCGGCGCGTGGGTGGAAGTCCCTGCCAAAATCATGGACATCTACGCTACCAAGGGACGGGTGCCGGTCAATGCCTTGATCGACGGCGTGCCCTATCGCGGCTCGCTGGCCAACATGGGCGGCGGTTGTCATCAGTTGGGTGTGCTGAAGGCAATCCGCGAGAAGATTGGCAAAGGCGAAGGCGATGTGGTGCACGTGATCCTCGAGCGCGACACCGCCGAGCGCTCCGTGGAGGCGCCGGAAGATTTTCAGAAGGCGCTGAACAAGAACAAGGCCGCCAAAGCAGTCTTCGAGAAGTTCGCTTATTCCCATAAGAAGGAATACGTGCGCTGGATCGAGGAAGCCAAGAAGGCCGAAACCCGCGCCGCGCGCATCGAAAAGGCCGTTGGCATGATCGCCGAAGGACAAAAACGCTCCTGA
- a CDS encoding PH domain-containing protein, which translates to MGYIEQSLAANETVVYKGKLSPYIFSSSLLFALLWIWAILVRVQPLIFFCGLLTLLSLISNAIRLRSAEFAVTTRRVVLKDGFLRRRTIEILLSKVEGAHVNQGIFGRMFNYGKLTVVGSGGTQQPFTKVEAPLTFRARMQDQIIIAEQREVITK; encoded by the coding sequence ATGGGATATATTGAGCAGTCTTTGGCGGCGAACGAAACCGTGGTCTACAAGGGGAAGCTCTCACCGTATATCTTCTCAAGTTCACTCCTCTTCGCGCTCCTATGGATATGGGCGATTCTCGTTCGAGTGCAACCACTGATCTTCTTTTGTGGACTGCTGACGTTGCTCTCGTTGATTTCGAACGCGATTCGATTGCGGAGTGCTGAATTTGCCGTGACGACCCGAAGAGTCGTCTTGAAAGATGGATTCTTGAGACGGCGGACAATCGAGATTCTCCTCTCCAAAGTCGAAGGCGCTCATGTCAATCAAGGAATCTTCGGGCGCATGTTTAACTACGGAAAACTAACCGTAGTAGGCTCCGGCGGAACGCAGCAGCCTTTTACCAAAGTGGAAGCTCCTCTCACATTTCGGGCAAGGATGCAGGATCAAATCATCATAGCTGAACAGCGAGAAGTCATAACAAAATAG
- a CDS encoding putative metal-dependent hydrolase encodes MKDPRYPLGKFAPPQVMTPSLRQEMINTIAATPEQIGAAVQGLSDAQLDTPYREGGWTVRQVVHHLPDSHLNAYTRFKLALTEDSPMVKPYDEAAWAMLPDSVSTPIHTSLCFLECLHERWVHVLRAMAESDFARGYRHPDFEGVRSLDFLLAIYAWHGPHHVAHVTELRKRMGW; translated from the coding sequence ATGAAAGATCCCCGCTACCCCCTTGGAAAATTCGCGCCGCCGCAAGTAATGACGCCGTCTCTGCGGCAGGAAATGATTAACACGATTGCCGCCACGCCCGAGCAGATCGGCGCAGCGGTTCAGGGTTTGTCCGACGCGCAGCTTGATACTCCGTACCGCGAGGGCGGCTGGACGGTGCGGCAGGTGGTGCATCATCTGCCCGACAGCCATCTGAATGCCTACACGCGTTTCAAGCTGGCGCTCACCGAAGACAGCCCGATGGTCAAGCCCTACGACGAAGCGGCGTGGGCCATGCTGCCGGATTCGGTCAGCACACCCATTCACACGTCGCTCTGCTTTCTGGAATGTCTGCATGAGCGCTGGGTCCATGTGCTGCGCGCGATGGCTGAGAGTGATTTTGCCCGTGGCTACCGCCATCCCGATTTTGAAGGCGTCCGCAGCCTCGATTTCCTGCTGGCCATCTATGCCTGGCACGGCCCGCACCACGTCGCGCACGTCACCGAACTGCGCAAACGCATGGGATGGTGA
- a CDS encoding DinB family protein — MERQFLAVSASTLRDQYLPKIKEAVALLSEDELWAKENESTNSVGNLLMHLTGNVRQHILSGVGGRPDERNRPKEFTAHGGISKAMLLNNLETTVLEAFHVVATLDPKLLTEERVIQGNKVTLLKDIYHVVEHFAYHAGQIIYIVKAIKQARFPWYAHLEVQPQRL; from the coding sequence ATGGAACGTCAGTTTCTGGCCGTGTCGGCAAGCACCCTGCGCGACCAGTATCTGCCGAAGATCAAGGAAGCGGTAGCGCTTCTGTCCGAAGACGAACTTTGGGCGAAGGAAAACGAGTCCACCAACAGTGTTGGCAATCTGCTGATGCACCTGACTGGAAACGTGCGGCAGCACATTCTTTCCGGCGTGGGTGGCCGTCCCGATGAGCGCAATCGTCCCAAGGAGTTCACCGCCCACGGCGGCATCTCCAAGGCCATGCTGCTGAACAATCTCGAAACCACCGTGCTGGAAGCCTTCCACGTGGTGGCGACGCTCGATCCCAAACTGCTCACCGAGGAACGCGTGATTCAGGGGAACAAGGTCACGCTGCTGAAGGATATTTACCACGTGGTCGAGCACTTTGCCTACCACGCCGGCCAGATCATCTATATTGTCAAGGCTATCAAGCAGGCGCGCTTCCCCTGGTACGCGCATCTTGAGGTCCAGCCGCAGCGCCTGTAA
- a CDS encoding nucleotidyltransferase domain-containing protein, producing MEPRIPIDKEKIAAFCQKWKIVEFSLFGSVLTEDFRPDSDVDVMVKFSDDAPWTIFDMVDLENELAQIVGRDVDVVTRPALERSKNYILRRNILSNLRTYYGA from the coding sequence ATGGAACCCCGCATCCCCATAGACAAAGAGAAGATCGCCGCCTTCTGCCAGAAATGGAAGATCGTGGAGTTTTCTCTGTTCGGCAGCGTGCTCACTGAGGACTTCCGCCCCGACAGCGACGTGGATGTGATGGTGAAGTTCTCCGACGATGCGCCGTGGACGATTTTTGACATGGTGGATCTGGAAAATGAACTCGCGCAGATTGTGGGGCGGGACGTAGACGTCGTGACCCGTCCCGCACTTGAGCGAAGCAAGAATTACATCTTGCGCAGAAATATTCTGAGCAATCTGAGGACCTATTATGGCGCATGA
- a CDS encoding DUF6614 family protein yields MTLYHIWCDLKDGSKDLEFVRAVHAYLGHLKEQGHVQSYRITRRKFGFSPPGLGDFHIMVECENLGRLDDAFALVATRGGRIEELHRPVYSMATHLTTALYRDFPDGEREMKN; encoded by the coding sequence ATGACCCTCTACCACATCTGGTGCGACCTGAAGGACGGATCGAAGGATCTGGAGTTTGTACGCGCGGTGCATGCGTACCTCGGGCATCTGAAGGAGCAGGGGCATGTGCAGAGTTATCGCATTACGCGGCGCAAGTTCGGGTTTTCGCCGCCGGGGCTGGGGGATTTTCACATCATGGTGGAATGCGAGAATCTTGGACGGCTGGATGATGCCTTTGCGCTGGTAGCCACGCGCGGCGGCAGGATCGAAGAGCTGCACCGCCCCGTCTACAGCATGGCCACCCATCTTACCACGGCTTTGTACCGCGACTTTCCGGACGGGGAAAGAGAAATGAAAAACTAA
- a CDS encoding HepT-like ribonuclease domain-containing protein: MAHDETLLLYMLEYAGYVVESAKGVTWEEFLADREKRDSVVLQISNIGEAANHVSDAFQKRHPEIPWSNIIGMRHRMIHGYKLVNYEMVWKAAQQAIPELIRLLEPLVPPEKP, encoded by the coding sequence ATGGCGCATGACGAAACGCTCCTGCTTTACATGTTGGAATATGCAGGGTATGTCGTGGAGTCCGCCAAGGGAGTCACGTGGGAGGAATTCCTGGCCGACCGGGAGAAGCGCGACTCTGTAGTTCTCCAGATTTCCAATATCGGCGAAGCCGCAAATCATGTCTCGGACGCCTTTCAAAAGCGGCACCCGGAAATTCCGTGGAGCAATATCATTGGCATGCGTCACCGGATGATTCACGGATACAAGCTCGTCAACTATGAGATGGTGTGGAAAGCCGCCCAACAGGCGATACCCGAACTCATTCGGCTGCTTGAGCCGCTTGTCCCGCCGGAAAAACCCTGA
- a CDS encoding alpha/beta hydrolase-fold protein: MKLHGQLLIESLHSRCLEGNPLGDSAVREIPVYLPEGYDGTRDYPLLLVLAGFTGSGLSHLNWMPWGETMPQRIERLISEKRLPPCVAVFPDAFTRLGGSQYLNSSAVGDYEDHITGEVIPWVRATFRAGLKPEQTVIAGKSSGGFGAFVLAARHPDLFGWMIMHSGDCYFEYSLLPDFPATAGELQKAGGPQEFIRKIGQPGPMSKSYMQALNVTAMAACYSPNRESPWGFDYPFDLETAELREDVWLRWLAHDPVRMAQLSAVTENLHKLRGIYIECGMQDEFNLQWGARILVKKLRAAGLSIEHREFNAGHMQTHYRYDESLSWWGSRILVS, from the coding sequence ATGAAGCTTCACGGTCAACTACTCATCGAATCGCTGCACAGCCGCTGCCTCGAGGGCAATCCCCTCGGCGACAGTGCCGTGCGCGAGATTCCGGTGTATCTGCCTGAAGGCTATGACGGCACGCGGGACTATCCGCTGTTGCTGGTTCTGGCGGGCTTCACCGGATCGGGTCTCTCGCATCTGAACTGGATGCCCTGGGGCGAGACCATGCCGCAGCGCATCGAGCGGCTGATTTCCGAAAAGCGGCTTCCACCGTGCGTCGCCGTTTTTCCCGATGCTTTCACGCGGCTGGGCGGCAGCCAGTATCTGAACAGCAGCGCGGTGGGCGATTATGAAGATCACATCACGGGAGAAGTGATTCCGTGGGTGCGCGCCACGTTCCGCGCAGGACTTAAGCCCGAGCAGACGGTGATTGCCGGAAAATCCTCCGGCGGCTTCGGCGCGTTTGTGCTGGCCGCGCGGCATCCCGATCTGTTCGGCTGGATGATCATGCACAGCGGAGATTGCTATTTCGAGTACAGCCTGCTGCCCGATTTCCCCGCCACCGCAGGAGAGTTGCAGAAGGCGGGCGGGCCGCAGGAATTTATCCGGAAGATCGGCCAACCCGGACCGATGTCCAAAAGTTACATGCAGGCGCTGAACGTGACCGCCATGGCTGCCTGCTATTCTCCCAACCGCGAGAGCCCGTGGGGCTTCGATTATCCTTTCGATCTGGAAACCGCCGAACTGCGGGAAGACGTCTGGTTGCGCTGGCTGGCGCATGATCCGGTGCGCATGGCACAGTTAAGTGCCGTAACCGAAAACCTGCACAAACTCCGCGGCATCTACATCGAATGCGGAATGCAGGATGAATTCAACCTGCAGTGGGGAGCGCGCATTCTGGTAAAAAAACTCCGCGCCGCCGGCCTGTCCATCGAGCACCGCGAATTCAACGCCGGCCATATGCAGACGCACTACCGCTATGATGAAAGCTTGAGCTGGTGGGGCTCGCGCATTCTTGTGAGCTAA
- a CDS encoding DinB family protein yields the protein MRAYLQKLFAHEQWANHKLLTALQAAPSVPSRTAELCPHIMAAHGFWEQRLAGEAVDFRRFEWFPQLSVEECLTRNEQSAQHWARYLAALPDPLDRQTLTFPSPNGPVTLRIVDILTQLHGHSIHHRAQISTDLRAAGLEPVITDYIWFCREQQG from the coding sequence ATGCGCGCCTATCTGCAAAAACTCTTTGCCCACGAGCAGTGGGCCAATCATAAGCTGTTGACCGCACTGCAAGCCGCGCCGTCCGTGCCTTCGCGCACCGCCGAACTGTGTCCGCACATTATGGCGGCTCACGGTTTCTGGGAGCAGCGGCTGGCCGGTGAAGCGGTCGACTTCCGGCGGTTCGAATGGTTTCCCCAGCTCTCGGTTGAAGAGTGCCTGACCCGAAACGAGCAGAGCGCGCAGCACTGGGCGCGGTATCTGGCGGCGCTGCCGGATCCGCTGGACAGGCAGACGCTGACCTTCCCGTCTCCCAACGGCCCGGTCACGCTGCGCATCGTGGACATTCTCACCCAGCTCCACGGCCATTCGATCCACCACCGCGCGCAAATCTCCACCGACCTGCGCGCCGCCGGCCTCGAACCCGTCATCACCGATTACATCTGGTTCTGCCGGGAGCAGCAGGGGTGA
- a CDS encoding DUF6614 family protein, with the protein MNHFHIWCNLKAGQNVLQFCESVREFLSYLHERELIEGYYITRRKFVISPPLLGEFQITVDFASIAQMNRAFALLSEGGEEVLAFHKPLSDAVRNVSTALYRDFPEARRKKG; encoded by the coding sequence ATGAATCACTTTCACATCTGGTGTAATCTCAAGGCGGGGCAGAATGTTCTCCAGTTCTGTGAAAGCGTCCGCGAGTTTCTGAGCTATCTGCATGAGCGCGAACTGATCGAAGGCTACTACATCACGCGCCGCAAGTTTGTCATCTCGCCGCCGCTTTTAGGCGAGTTCCAGATCACCGTCGACTTTGCCAGCATCGCGCAGATGAACCGCGCCTTTGCCCTGCTCTCCGAGGGCGGCGAGGAGGTTCTGGCGTTCCACAAGCCGCTGAGCGATGCCGTGCGGAATGTCTCCACCGCGCTCTACCGGGACTTTCCGGAAGCGCGACGGAAGAAAGGATGA